Genomic segment of Nocardiopsis mwathae:
GTCGCTCTTGCGCGACCAGATCGTCTCTCCTCCCAGTCGCACCTCGAACACCCCACCGGTGCCGGGGACGAGGCTGACCTCGCGGAGGTCGCGTTCGAACGTCGTCAGCAGCTCCTGCGCCATCCACGCCGCCCGCGTCAGCCAGCGGCACTGGACGCAGTACTCGATCTCGATGCTCGGCTTCTTCTCGTCTATCACACGCCCAGTATGGCCACGCCGTCGACGCATCCGCACGAAAGAGCTGCTATGGCTGGAGTTCTTCGGGGAAGAAGATGTCTTCAGCGCGTTCGGCGGTGAAGGCCCGCTGCAGCCATGCCTCGATCTGTTCGAGATCGCCGCACGTCGTGATGCGACCGCGGATCTCATCAGAGATCTTGATCCCGCGGCTATCCACACCACGGAGGAGGATTTCGGCGGCTTCCCTGGTTCTCCCTTCCTGGAGCCCTTCCTGGAGCCCTTCCAGGATTCCTTCTTTCAACCCCTCTTTCAGCCCTTCTTCTTTTCCGCGGCCGAAGTGCTCGCGCGCGAAGGGGCTGGAGACGGGCCAGGACGTCGAGGACATGATCTCCTCCAGAAGCCGCCGCACCATCGGCGCGGCTGTGCGGTGAGCGTGTTCATAATAGCGGGGGGCGACCTGGGGATCCATCTTTTCCATGCCCGCGACAAAGGCTTCCACTACGCTGCGTCGATCTCCATGGGCCATGACCCCCATGACCGCCAGCTCAGGGTCGTCGATGACCGCACCGGCGTCAGTAAGGACAGGGATGTCCCCAGGTCCTACCACTATGGACTCATGTGTGTAGCCAGCCAGGTCTGTCGTTATCGGTTTGGCGTACTCAGCCGCGGCCTGGCGCGTCGGGCACACGACCAGTACGGCGACTGGGCACTTGAGGAACAGCCACAGCGCGGCGGCGTACCGGGGGAGCTGTCTGAGCTTGGACTCGGACTTCGCCTTCTGGATCTCTACGACGATCGCGTGATCCGGGTGGTGCTTGGGGCCGATGAGGATCACCGTGTCCGGGAAAAGGTCACGCGAGGGGCGGTCGTTGAGGTTGTTTTCTCCCAGCTGGACAGGGGCGGTGTCGGGGAGCTTGATGTTCCCCAGCTTGCGGATGAACTCGACGGCCAGGGATGGGCGCTCCCGGAAGAGGTCGTTGAGGGTGTCGTGTAGTGGCGAAGGCACGGCAGGAAGGCTAGGGAACGCCCGCGCTGGCGGGGGCGGTTTCAGGGATAGTCATCCAGGGTCGAGTCGGCCTACCCCCTGGAGTGAGGTCCGATAGACCGATGTTCGGGCAGGTCACGGCAGTCGACTCCCGGCCAGGTGAGAGGTAGGGCAGCCGAGGGACATTGCTGAGAGCCACCTGGTTTTCACCTTCCGGAACTTCCTGGGCTGGCGTGCCACAACTTCCTCGGGGCGGAGTCCGCTCCTGCCGGGGAGATGTCGGCGTAGGTGGACAGCTCGTAGCCGTTGGCGTAGCGGATGCGGCGCCCGCCGACGCCGGTGAGAGGGGAGGACGGTGCTGCAGCACCGAGGTGGGCGTGGAGGGACTCGCGGCCCCCGTCGGTCCACGCCTGAGACAGTTCGTCCAGATCGTAGGCGTGGGTCGCGTTGATCGTGGGCAGACCGGAGCCGCCGACGCGGCGGATACGGCCGCGCACCGCCAGCAGCCAGGATCCGAACACCGTCGCGGCGCAGCGGTCCTGGACCGATTCGAAAAAGGTCAGGTCCACCAGCCCCGTTGCGTCGTCCAGGGTGGTGAAGATGATGCGCTGACCCGAGCGCACCGCCGGGGTCTGGGTCGCCACCTTCACCCCCAGGACGAGGACATCCTCCCCCGGACGGGCCCGGTGCAGGTCGCGGGCGAGCACTGCGCCATGGTGGGAGACGAGTTCGGCGATCAGCTCGGCGTAGCAGCCGAGCAGGTGCCGGGACGCGTCGTACCCCAGGACCTCCAGCTCGGTCTGCACCTCTTCCGCCATGGTCATCTCCGGCAGCTCGCCGGCGCTCGTCTCCTCCACCAGGCCGATCGGCAGCTGCCCGCCGCCCAGCGCGCGGCGCCCCGCCCGCTCCACCGCCCCTGCCTGCAGCAGCAGGTCGCGTCGGCTCGGCGCGGTCGGGTCGGCCCCGATGTGGTACAGCGCGTCGAACGCGCCCACCCGCACCAGCCGGTCCAGCACGTCACGGGCGGGCCGGGCCCGGTTCGCGAAGTCGGGCAGCGAGAAGTAGGGGCGCCCCGCCGTGATCGCCTCCACCTCGGCGTCGGTGATGCCCTTGACGTCGGCCAGTGCCGCGCGGATCCCCCACACGCCGCCGTCCGTGCGCTCCATCCGCCACTCGCGGTCGGAGGCGTTGACGTCGACCCCGAGGATGGGTACCCCGAAGCGGCGGGCGTCGTCCAGGATCGCGCGGCGCGGGTACATCCCGGGCTCGTGGGTGAGGACGCCCGCATAAAACGCCGCCGGGTAGTACCGCTTCAGCCACGCCGACTGGTAGGTGGGCAGCGCGAACGCGGCGGCGTGGGCCTTGCAGAACCCGAACGCGCCGAAGGCGGCGATGATCTCCCACACCCGCTCCACGACGTCCTCGGGGTGGCCGCAGTCCCGGGCCAGGCCGGTGAAGATCTCGCGCACCTTCTCCTTGCCCTCATCGGTACCCAGCCGGCGGCGCATCGCCTCGGCCTGGTCCAGCCCGCATCCGGTCATCGCGTGCAGCACGTTGATCACCTGCTCGTGGAAGATGACCACGCCTCCGGTCTCGGTGAGGACGTCGGACAGCGCGGGGGAGGGGAACTCCGGGGGCTGTTCGCCGTTCCGGACGGCGATGTAGGGCGTGATCATGTCGCTGTTCACCGGGCCCGGCCGGAACAGGGAGATGTCGACGATGAGGTCGCCCAGGCCGGCCGGTCGGAGGCGGCTGACGAGCTCGCGTTGGCCCGGCGACTCGATCTGGAAGCAGCCGAGGGTGCGGGAGTCGCGGATCATCGCGTAGGTGGCGGGGTCGTCGGCGATGATCGTGACGAGGTCGTCGTCCCTGATGCCCGTGCCCCCTGCTCGCTGCACCGCCGACACACTCGGGCCTCCGGCCACCGGAGTCGACGCCTCCGCTCGCTGCGTCGCACTCGCGTCGGTACCACCCCCCGCGCTCGCACTCCTCACTCGCTGCACCGCCGACACACTCGGGCCTCCGGCCACCGGAGTCGACGCCTCCGCTCGCTGCGTCGCACTCGCGTCGGTACCACCCCCCGCGCTCGCACTCCTCACTCGCTGCACCGCCGACACACTCGGGCCTCCGGCCACCGGAGTCGACGCCTCCGCTCGCTGCGTCGCACTCGCGTCGGTACCACCCCCCGCGCTCGCACTCCTCACTCGCTGCACCGCCGACACACTCGGGCCTCCGGCCACCGGAGTCGACGCCTCCGCTCGCTGCGTCGCACTCGCGTCGATGTCGACCTTTTTTCCTTCCGTCCGCCGGACCTCGGACAGGGCGTGGGTCATCGCCGACTGCATGCGTACGCCGATGACGTCGAGTTTGATCAGCCCCATCTCCTCGACGTCGTTCTTGTCGAACTGGGTCATCTCGTAGCCGATCGCTCCGGGCTCCAGCGGGGTGCGGTCCCGCAGGGAGGAGTCGGAGATGACGATGCCGCAAGGGTGCAGGGCGGTGTGGCGGGGGAGTCCGTCGAGGCGTTCGGCCATCTGGAACAGTACGGACGCCGAGGGGCCGTCCAGACCCCCGGCGCGGAGTTCGGGGAGGTCGTCGCAGGCGGCGCGGATCTGGCGGGCGCGGATGTGCGGGAACATCTTGGCCAGCCGGTCGACCTCATGCGGTGGGACGCCCATGACCGCCCCGACGTCGCGGATGGCGCTACGGGCACGGTAGGTCTCCATCATCGACACGCAGGCGGCGTCCGGG
This window contains:
- a CDS encoding PHP domain-containing protein: MPDAFTHLNVASSASMRYGTAHPPALAERAAELGMDMLALTDRDGVYGAVKHVRACEQAGIRPILGADLAVAAPDGGRITALARGKRGWASLCRLITAAHATGTRGVPSVTPDSVAEHADGLVILLGPGSDVGLAAADHHLQRARRLLDRWRAIADVAIELVDHYGPGRHRQATALLRLATETRTLAVLTNAARYPRAADAEVAHVLDEVHRRRPGVGGTPVPAVSQAYLKSGEEMAAVAERLCGPDRTAARRLLAHTRALASSCALDPAADLGLGRPHLPEFPDARDRLWRACGEGLTRLGLHRDQRARSRLARELEIIEGKGFSSYFLTVADIADRIRARGIRCSIRGSGAGSLVNHLIGISAVDPLAHGLLMERFLTESRSGLPDIDLDVESARRLEAYDAIFDAYPDAACVSMMETYRARSAIRDVGAVMGVPPHEVDRLAKMFPHIRARQIRAACDDLPELRAGGLDGPSASVLFQMAERLDGLPRHTALHPCGIVISDSSLRDRTPLEPGAIGYEMTQFDKNDVEEMGLIKLDVIGVRMQSAMTHALSEVRRTEGKKVDIDASATQRAEASTPVAGGPSVSAVQRVRSASAGGGTDASATQRAEASTPVAGGPSVSAVQRVRSASAGGGTDASATQRAEASTPVAGGPSVSAVQRVRSASAGGGTDASATQRAEASTPVAGGPSVSAVQRAGGTGIRDDDLVTIIADDPATYAMIRDSRTLGCFQIESPGQRELVSRLRPAGLGDLIVDISLFRPGPVNSDMITPYIAVRNGEQPPEFPSPALSDVLTETGGVVIFHEQVINVLHAMTGCGLDQAEAMRRRLGTDEGKEKVREIFTGLARDCGHPEDVVERVWEIIAAFGAFGFCKAHAAAFALPTYQSAWLKRYYPAAFYAGVLTHEPGMYPRRAILDDARRFGVPILGVDVNASDREWRMERTDGGVWGIRAALADVKGITDAEVEAITAGRPYFSLPDFANRARPARDVLDRLVRVGAFDALYHIGADPTAPSRRDLLLQAGAVERAGRRALGGGQLPIGLVEETSAGELPEMTMAEEVQTELEVLGYDASRHLLGCYAELIAELVSHHGAVLARDLHRARPGEDVLVLGVKVATQTPAVRSGQRIIFTTLDDATGLVDLTFFESVQDRCAATVFGSWLLAVRGRIRRVGGSGLPTINATHAYDLDELSQAWTDGGRESLHAHLGAAAPSSPLTGVGGRRIRYANGYELSTYADISPAGADSAPRKLWHASPGSSGR
- a CDS encoding SelT/SelW/SelH family protein, yielding MRRRRGHTGRVIDEKKPSIEIEYCVQCRWLTRAAWMAQELLTTFERDLREVSLVPGTGGVFEVRLGGETIWSRKSDAAFTDAAELKRLIRDRIAPGRSLGHSDQPS
- a CDS encoding RpnC/YadD family protein; translated protein: MPSPLHDTLNDLFRERPSLAVEFIRKLGNIKLPDTAPVQLGENNLNDRPSRDLFPDTVILIGPKHHPDHAIVVEIQKAKSESKLRQLPRYAAALWLFLKCPVAVLVVCPTRQAAAEYAKPITTDLAGYTHESIVVGPGDIPVLTDAGAVIDDPELAVMGVMAHGDRRSVVEAFVAGMEKMDPQVAPRYYEHAHRTAAPMVRRLLEEIMSSTSWPVSSPFAREHFGRGKEEGLKEGLKEGILEGLQEGLQEGRTREAAEILLRGVDSRGIKISDEIRGRITTCGDLEQIEAWLQRAFTAERAEDIFFPEELQP